The Bacillus sp. NEB1478 genome contains the following window.
AACAGGGGGAGACCCCCAACTACCATCGGCGCTGAAGAGCTTAACTTCCGTGTTCGGTATGGGAACGGGTGTGACCTCTTCGCCATCATCACTGAACCAAAGTTTTTTGATAAGCGTCGAAACTCTTCGTCAGTTTCGTTCTTCCGGTACTCACGTATGTGTAATACGCTCCGTTCCTTCAAAACTTCACTTCCTCGACCTTCTCGCTTCTGAAAAAACTATTATTAAGTTGAGAGTATGTTCTCTCAAAACTAGATACGACTTTCCAAACGTTATGCTTTTTTAAGGATAAGCCCTCGACCGATTAGTATCTGTCAGCTCCACGTGTCGCCACGCTTCCACACCAGACCTATCAACCTCATCATCTCTAAGGGGTCTTACTCACTTGACGTGATGGGAAATCTCATCTTGAGGGGGGCTTCATGCTTAGATGCTTTCAGCACTTATCCCGTCCACACGTAGCTACCCAGCTATGCCCCTGGCGGAACAACTGGTACACCAGCGGTGTGTCCATCCCGGTCCTCTCGTACTAAGGACAGCTCCTCTCAAATTTCCTGCGCCCGCGACGGATAGGGACCGAACTGTCTCACGACGTTCTGAACCCAGCTCGCGTACCGCTTTAATGGGCGAACAGCCCAACCCTTGGGACCTACTTCAGCCCCAGGATGCGATGAGCCGACATCGAGGTGCCAAACCTCCCCGTCGATGTGGACTCTTGGGGGAGATAAGCCTGTTATCCCCAGGGTAGCTTTTATCCGTTGAGCGATGGCCCTTCCATGCGGAACCACCGGATCACTAAGCCCGACTTTCGTCCCTGCTCGACTTGTAGGTCTCGCAGTCAAGCTCCCTTGTGCCTTTACACTCTGCGAATGATTTCCAACCATTCTGAGGGAACCTTTGGGCGCCTCCGTTACTGTTTAGGAGGCGACCGCCCCAGTCAAACTGCCCACCTGACACTGTCTCTGAACCGGATCACGGTTCTAGGTTAGAATTTCAATACAGCCAGGGTAGTATCCCACCGACGCCTCCACCGAAGCTGGCGCTCCGGCTTCTCAGGCTCCTACCTATCCTGTACAAGCTGTACCAAAATCCAATATCAAGTTGCAGTAAAGCTCCATGGGGTCTTTCCGTCCTGTCGCGGGTAACCTGCATCTTCACAGGTACTATAATTTCACCGGGTCTCTCGTTGAGACAGTATCCAAGTCGTTACACCTTTCGTGCGGGTCGGAACTTACCCGACAAGGAATTTCGCTACCTTAGGACCGTTATAGTTACGGCCGCCGTTTACTGGGGCTTCAATTCAGAGCTTCTCCTAAAAGGATAACCCCTCCTCTTAACCTTCCAGCACCGGGCAGGTGTCAGCCCCTATACTTCACCTTGCGGTTTCGCAGAGACCTGTGTTTTTGCTAAACAGTCGCTTGGATCTATTCACTGCGGCTCTCTCGGGCGATAAACCCTATCAGAGCACCCCTTCTCCCGAAGTTACGGGGTCATTTTGCCGAGTTCCTTAACGAGAGTTCTCCCGATCATCTTAGGATTCTCTCCTCGCCTACCTGTGTCGGTTTGCGGTACGGGCACATCTTTCCTCACTAGAGGCTTTTCTTGGCAGTGTAGGATCAGGGACTTCGGTACTAAATTTCCCTCGCCATCACAGCTCAGCCTTCACGTTGGACGGATTTGCCTATCCAACAGCCTAACTGCTTAGACGCACTATTCCATCAGTGCGCTCACCCTACCTTACTGCGTCCCCCCATCGTTCAAACGGAAAGGAAGTGGTACAGGAATATCAACCTGTTATCCATCGCCTACGCTTTTCAGCCTCGGCTTAGGCCCCGACTAACCCTGAGCGGACGAGCCTTCCTCAGGAAACCTTAGGCTTTCGATGGACAAGATTCTCACTTGTCTTTCGCTACTCATACCGGCATTCTCACTTCAAAGCGCTCCACCAGTCCTTCCGGTCTGACTTCGCTGCACTTCGAACGCTCCCCTACCCCTGTACCATACGGTACAAGCCATAGCTTCGGTGATACGTTTAGCCCCGTTACATTTTCGGCGCAGAGTCACTCGACCAGTGAGCTATTACGCACTCTTTAAATGGTGGCTGCTTCTAAGCCAACATCCTGGTTGTCTGGGCAACTCCACATCCTTTGCCACTTAACGTATACTTTGGGACCTTAGCTGATGGTCTGGGCTGTTTCCCTTTTGACTACGGATCTTATCACTCGCAGTCTGACTCCCGCGGATAATTCTCTGGCATTCGGAGTTTGACTGAATTCGGTAACCCTGTGGGGGCCCCTAGTCCAATCAGTGCTCTACCTCCAGGAATCTTGCCGCGAGGCTAGCCCTAAAGCTATTTCGGGGAGAACCAGCTATCTCCGTGTTCGATTGGCATTTCACCCCTACCCACACCTCATCCCCGCACTTTTCAACGTGCGTGGGTTCGGGCCTCCATTCAGTGTTACCTGAACTTCACCCTGGACATGGGTAGATCACACGGTTTCGGGTCTACGACCACGTACTATGTCGCCCTATTCAGACTCGCTTTCGCTGCGGCTCCGTCTATTCAACTTAACCTTGCACGGGATCGTAACTCGCCGGTTCATTCTACAAAAGGCACGCCGTCACCCGTTAATGGGCTCCGACTACTTGTAGGCACACGGTTTCAGGATCTATTTCACTCCCCTTCCGGGGTGCTTTTCACCTTTCCCTCACGGTACTGGTTCACTATCGGTCACTAGGGAGTATTTAGCCTTGGGAGATGGTCCTCCCGGATTCCGACGGGGTTTCACGTGTCCCGCCGTACTCAGGATCCACTCTGGAGGGAACGAAGTTTCAGCTACAGGGCTGTTACCTTCTTCGGCTGGCCTTTCCAGACCACTTCACCTACCTCGTTCCTTTGTAACTCCGTATAGAGTGTCCTACAACCCCAGAGGGCAAGCCCTCTGGTTTGGGCTGATTCCGTTTCGCTCGCCGCTACTCAGGAAATCGCATTTGCTTTCTCTTCCTCCGGGTACTTAGATGTTTCAGTTCCCCGGGTCTGCCTTCTCATACCCTATGTATTCAGATATGGATACCATCCCATTACGGATGGTGGGTTCCCCCATTCGGAAATCCCCGGATCAATGCTTACTTACAGCTCCCCGAGGCATATCGGTGTTCGTCCCGTCCTTCTTCGGCTCCTAGTGCCAAGGCATCCACCGTGCGCCCTTTCTAGCTTAACCTTATAACTTACGATCAACTTCGAATTTCTTCGTTGACTTCGTTCTTTCCGGTGCTCATGTATCGAAATACACTCCGCTCCTCCAAAACTTTGTCGCCTCGAACTTCTCGTTTCTCGTAACTTAACTTAAAAAGTTATTGCTTGGCGCAGATAAATAATATATATCTGCCTTGCATATTGTTTGGATGTCGATATCTAGTTTTCAAAGAACATAGTTAAAATAACCTTTCCGATCTTTAAGAACGAAAAAATGTTATTTAGTTGAGAGTTTTGAGTTCTCTCAAAACTGAACAAAAGAAGAATAGGCGTACTTACGAAACAGTCTAAGCTGTCTCATAATCTCCATAGAAAGGAGGTGATCCAGCCGCACCTTCCGATACGGCTACCTTGTTACGACTTCACCCCAATCATCTGTCCCACCTTCGGCGGCTGGCTCCCAAAAGGGTTACCCCACCGACTTCGGGTGTTACAAACTCTCGTGGTGTGACGGGCGGTGTGTACAAGGCCCGGGAACGTATTCACCGCGGCATGCTGATCCGCGATTACTAGCAATTCCGGCTTCATGTAGGCGAGTTGCAGCCTACAATCCGAACTGAGAGTGGCTTTTTGGGATTGGCTTGGCCTCGCGGCTTCGCAACCCTTTGTACCACCCATTGTAGCACGTGTGTAGCCCAGGTCATAAGGGGCATGATGATTTGACGTCATCCCCACCTTCCTCCGGTTTGTCACCGGCAGTCACCTTAGAGTGCCCAACTGAATGCTGGCAACTAAGGTCAAGGGTTGCGCTCGTTGCGGGACTTAACCCAACATCTCACGACACGAGCTGACGACAACCATGCACCACCTGTCACTCTGTCCCCCGAAGGGGAAAGCTCTATCTCTAGAGTGGTCAGAGGATGTCAAGACCTGGTAAGGTTCTTCGCGTTGCTTCGAATTAAACCACATGCTCCACTGCTTGTGCGGGCCCCCGTCAATTCCTTTGAGTTTCAACCTTGCGGTCGTACTCCCCAGGCGGAGTGCTTAATGTGTTAACTTCAGCACTGAGGGTGGAACCCCCCAACACCTAGCACTCATCGTTTACGGCGTGGACTACCAGGGTATCTAATCCTGTTTGCTCCCCACGCTTTCGCGCCTCAGCGTCAGTTACAGGCCAAAAAGCCGCCTTCGCCACTGGTGTTCCTCCACATCTCTACGCATTTCACCGCTACACGTGGAATTCCACTTTTCTCTCCTGCACTCAAGTCTCCCAGTTTCCAATGACCCTCCACGGTTGAGCCGTGGGCTTTCACATCAGACTTAAGAGACCGCCTGCGCGCGCTTTACGCCCAATAATTCCGGATAACGCTTGCCACCTACGTATTACCGCGGCTGCTGGCACGTAGTTAGCCGTGGCTTTCTGGTTAGGTACCGTCAAGGTACGAGCAGTTACTCTCGTACTTGTTCTTCTCTAACAACAGAGCTTTACGACCCGAAGGCCTTCATCGCTCACGCGGCGTTGCTCGGTCAGGCTTTCGCCCATTGCCGAAGATTCCCTACTGCTGCCTCCCGTAGGAGTCTGGGCCGTGTCTCAGTCCCAGTGTGGCCGATCACCCTCTCAGGTCGGCTACGCATCGTCGCCTTGGTGAGCCGTTACCTCACCAACTAGCTAATGCGCCGCGGGCTCATCTGTAAGTGTCAGCCGAAACCGACTTTCAAAAAGAAGAAATGCTTCTTCTCTTGTTATCCGGTATTAGCCCCGGTTTCCCGGAGTTATCCCCGTCTTACAGGCAGATTACCCACGTGTTACTCACCCGTCCGCCGCTAAATCAGAGGAGCAAGCTCCTCATCATTCGCTCGACTTGCATGTATTAGGCACGCCGCCAGCGTTCATCCTGAGCCAGGATCAAACTCTCCATAAAAGTGTTTGTCTTGCTCGATTTTAAAACTGACGGAATTAATTTAATTCCTTACCTATTTCTTTTGTTCAGTTTTCAAAGAACTTGTTTGCCGCTCGTCTTAGCGACTTTAATAATATACCACGCTAAACCGTTAGAGTCAATAACTTTTAAAACTTTTTTAAAGTATAGTAAGTTACTAAACTAAAATGGTACGTGTGATTTCTGACATGCCGTCTTTAAGACAGCTTGATAAGTCTATCATGTATACATTCAGGATGCAACACTAAATTAAAAAAGCTTTCATCCTAAGATAAAAGCTCTTCGATATAGATATCATTTCTCGTTTTTAAAGCAAGGATTTCGCTATTGTTATCAAGTTTAATCATAGGTCGAGTTGGATGATTCTCTTCTATAAAAATGATTTCTCCAATCTCATTATTGGACAGTTTTACCTTGCTTCCTAATGTGAAGGTAGATAAACCAGAAATTAATGCACGGATGACTTGATGATTAAACTTGCCAAACTGATCCTTCATCATCATTTCCAAAACCTTAAATGGAGATTGTTTGCTACGATATGGCCGTTCTGATGTCATGGCTAAGTATACATCTGCTACGGCTAGTATTTTACTGAATGGATGCAGCTTGCTGCTTTGAACTTTTAGCGGGTATCCAGATCCGTCTTCTCTTTCATGATGCTGAAGTACACCAAGCAGCACGCCTTCTTTAATAGATGGGATCTTTTTCAACATGTTATAGCCGTTTATCGTATGTTTCTTAACCTCATCAAATTCGTTTGGTGAGAGTGCTCCGCCTTTCTTCAATAAACCTGGCTGTACTTTGGACATCCCGCAGTCAGATAGTACTCCAGCTAGGCCGATCTGGATACAATCACCACTCGTGTAATTGAGTTTTTTTGCTAAAAAAGTACTCAGGATTCCGACGGATACAGCATGATGGTATATGTAATCCTCACGTGTTGCATAATGGTGCAGCAGTAACATCTCTCTCGGATAGTTCGTGCCTTCTTGTAAAATGTTAAGCACAGATTGCCGCACTTCCAGCATATCGATGTTGCTGCCAGACTGCCAATTTGTAAAAAGCTGTTTATATCTTTTTACTGCTTGTAGGTACATCTCTGGAAAAGATAGTTTCTCTTCCGTTTTCACTTGTTTAATTGATGCTGTTTCTAATCCAGACATCGAAACCGCTTCTGAATTAGCTGTTTCTTTTTTGGATTGATATATTTGTCCCCTGGCTGAATCACTGACAACATCGATTTCCTCAATATTAAAACGCATCAATATACGAAGATAATCCTGATTTAAAATAGTATTCTTATTGACGATCGGCTCATTAGTCATCGAAAATACGTCTTGAACGAGCATATGACCCACTTTAACCTGACTCGTTTTGATCTTCATACAAAAGCCCCTTTTACTGGAAAATTCATATTTTCATTGTACTAATAAAAAAGAGGAAAATGTATACACATTTTCCTCTTTTAAAAAATTATTCGTTATTCTCTTCTGTATCTTCTTTTTCTACTGCTTCTTCAGATGATTCATCTTCAGGGGCTTCAACAGTTACGATTGGATCGCCATTTTCATCTAATAATTCTTCATCTGTTTCTTCTTCACGTTCAACTACAGCTACCGTAGCAACATGATTGCTTTCTTTCATAGTCATAAGTCTGACACCTTGTGTATTACGTCCCATTGTTGAGATGCCTGAGATATTCATTCTAATAATGATACCTTTAGCCGTAATAATCATGAGGTCTTCTTCGTCTGTTACCGTTTTAAGCGTAACTACCGGTCCGTTCTTATCTGTGATATTAACGGTTTTGATCCCTTTTCCGCCACGGGACTGTAAACGGTATTCGCTCATAGGAGTACGTTTTCCGTAACCATTTTCCGTAACAATTAAAATATCTTGAGTTTCATCCAGCACTTCCATACCGACTACCGCATCATCTTCACCGAGATTGATAGCTTTAACTCCGGTTGCTGTTCTACCCATTGATCGAACATCAGTTTCTTGGTAACGGATAGACATTCCTTGCTTCGTACCAACAATGATGTCTTTTGTTCCGTCCGTTAATCGAACACCCATCAGTTCATCGTCATCACGCAGGTTGATGGCAAACAAACCACCTTTACGGATGTTGCTGTAAGCAGATAACGCAGAACGTTTTGTAATTCCTTGTTTCGTCATAAAGTTAAGGAATAACTCGTCATTCTCCATATCTTCTACTGGAATAACTGCCGAGATCGTCTCTCCTTGTTCAATCTGCAGTAAGTTAATGATTGGGATTCCTTTTGCCGTTCTTCCGTATTCAGGAATCTCATAACCTTTTAATCGGTAAGCTTTTCCTTTATTCGTGAAGAACAAAATGTAATTATGTGTATTTGTAGTAAATAATTGTTCTACAAAATCATCTTCACTCGTACCCATTCCTTGAATCCCTTTACCGCCGCGTCGCTGCGAACGATAAGTAGAAATCGGAAGACGTTTGATATAACCTTTGTTTGTTAATGTAATAACGATATTAGAACGCGGAATTAAATCCTCGTCTTCAATGCTGTTGAAGCCTACAGAAATAGTTGTACGTCTTGGATTATCGTACTTTTCTTTAATTTCCGTAAGCTCAGTTCGAATAATTTCAAGAATTTTCTCTTCATCTGCTAGGATTGCTTTTAATTCATTGATAATAGCCACAAGTTCATTGTATTCATTTTCGATCTTGTCCCGCTCCAGGCCAGTTAGACGCTGCAAGCGCATATCTAAGATAGCTTGTGCCTGCTCGTAGCTTAATTTAAAGTTCTCAATCAAACCTTCACGGGCAATATCTGTAGTACGCGATCCGCGAATTAAAGCAATTACCTGATCAAGATGATCAAGCGCAATACGAAGTCCTTCTAAAATATGTGCGCGAGCTTCAGCTTTTTTCAGATCAAACTCCGTACGGCGGCGAATGATAACTTGCTGATGCTTTAAATAATGGTACAAAAATTCTTTAATGTTTAAAATTTTCGGATGACCATCAACTAGTGCGAGCATATTAAGACCAAAGCTCGTTTGAAGAGCCGTTTGTTTATATAAATTATTTAAAATGACATTTGCGTTTGCATCTCTGCGGACTTCCATAACGATACGCATACCGTTACGGTCTGACTCATCACGAAGATCAGTGATTCCATCAATTTTTTTATCGCGGACAAGTTCTGCGATCTTTTCAATCAAACGTGCTTTATTGACTTGATAAGGAAGCTCCGAAACGATAATGACAGCTTTACCATTTGGCATTTCATCGATTTCAGCTTTTGCACGAATAATAATGGAGCCTCGGCCACTTTGGTAAGCTTTTCGAATTCCTTCACGGCCTAAAATTTCTCCAGAAGTAGGAAAATCGGGTCCAGGTATAATCTCCATCAATTCAGGAACCGTAATATCTGGGTTTTTACTTAGTTCAAGAACCCCATCAATGACTTCTCCAAGGTTATGCGGAGGAATATTTGTTGCCATACCAACAGCAATTCCTGAGGCACCATTTACAAGTAAGTTAGGAAAACGTGCTGGTAAAACAACAGGTTCTTGTTCAGATCCATCATAGTTGTCTTTATATCCGATTGTATCTTTGTTAATATCGCGAACCAATTCCATGGCGATTTTTGACATGCGCGCTTCTGTATAACGCATCGCTGCCGCAGCATCGCCATCTACAGATCCAAAGTTTCCGTGACCGTCAACAAGCATGTGGCGGTAATTGAAATCTTGTGCCATACGAACCATCGCTTCATAAACGGAGGAATCACCGTGTGGATGGTACTTACCAATTACTTCACCGACGATTCTCGCAGACTTTTTATACGCTTTATCGGCTGTCATTCCGAGGTCATTCATCGCGTATAATATACGTCTATGCACGGGCTTTAATCCATCACGTACATCAGGGAGTGCACGGCTGACGATAACACTCATCGCATAATCCATAAAAGAAGTACGCATTTCTATGCTGATATTTATTTCTTTAATCCGAGGGCGTTCCATTTCAGACATTCTTCCAACCTCCATAACCTCTTGCAAAACATAGGTTTTTCAGTCCAATGATACTCTTAAGAGTCAAAAGACATCTCTTTTTTAAACCAAGAAAAACAGGAGCGCTCCCTGTTTTTCTTTTACGTTTCAACATTTCATTATTGTCCAGCTTCAACGATCTGCCCCTCGAGGTCGTTTTCCTCCTTTCCTCGACACAAAAAGCGTGTCTGTGTACAGGAGGTTAAACGCTTGTCGGGGCAAATCGATCGTTTCAGCATTTCAAACTATATATCTAAGTTTTTCACGTACTGTGCGTTTTCTTGGATAAAGTCACGGCGTGGTTCAACTTTATCACCCATTAGGATATCGAACGTTTCATCAGCAGCCATTGCATCTTTCATCTCTACTTGAAGCAATGTACGTGTTTCAGGATCCATCGTTGTTTCCCATAGCTGAGTAGGATTCATCTCTCCTAGACCTTTATAGCGCTGAAGCGCGGGTTTTGGAGTTTGTGGAAGCTCACTAAGCAGCTTTTCAAGCTCTTTATCGTTATAAACGTATTCAACCCGTTTCCCTTGCTGAACTTTATATAGCGGCGGCTGCGCGATATAAATGTATCCATGTTCAATGATCGGACGCATGTAGCGGAAGAAGAATGTCAGAAGCAATGTACGAATATGTGCACCATCGACATCTGCATCGGTCATGATAATAACTTTATGATAACGAGCTTTTGTGATATCAAATTCATCGCCAATACCTGTACCAAGCGCTGTAATGATTGCTCGAACTTCATTGTTTGATAGAATCTTATCTAACCTTGCCTTTTCTACGTTGATGATTTTACCTCTTAATGGCAAGATCGCTTGGAAATGGCGGTCACGTCCTTGTTTTGCAGAACCACCGGCTGAGTCACCCTCAACCACATAGATTTCTGAAATGCTGGCGTCTTTAGAAGAACAGTCAGCCAATTTACCTGGCAGTGCTGAAACTTCTAATGCACTTTTGCGGCGCGTTAATTCACGAGCTTTTTTAGCAGCGACTCGAGCACGGAGCGCCATCATTCCTTTTTCAACGATTGCTTTTGCAACAATCGGATTTTCCATCATGAACGATGAAAAAGTTTCCGAGAAGATAGACTCCGTAATTTGTCTCGCTTCAGAGTTTCCAAGCTTCGTTTTTGTTTGTCCTTCAAACTGAGGATCCGGGTGCTTGATTGAAATGATCGCTGTTAAACCTTCACGCACATCTTCACCTGTAAGGTTTGTATCGTTGTCTTTAAACAAACTGTTTTTACGGCCATAATCGTTTATAACACGCGTAAGAGCTGTTTTAAAACCGGATTCATGTGTTCCGCCTTCGTGGGTATTAATGTTGTTTGCAAAAGAATAAATATTGCTTGCATAGCTATCATTGTATTGGAATGCGATTTCTACAGAAATCCCATCTTTTTCTCCTTCAACGAAGATCGGTTCTTCATGCAGTACTTCACGCGTACGGTTGATATGCTCAACGTATGATTTAATACCGCCTTCATAATGATATTCCTTCACTTCAGGCTCTTCACCGCGTTTGTCTTGAGCAATAATGCGCAAACCGCGGTTCAAATAAGCAAGTTCTCTTATACGATTTGAAAGAGTTGGGAAATCATATTCTAATGATTCTGTAAAAATTTCAGGGTCTGGCTTAAAGTGCGTAAGAGTACCTGTTTTGTCTGTTTCACCGATTACTTTCAGGTCTGCAGTCGGTACACCGCGCTCATATTTTTGATAATGCAGTTTGCCGTCACGTGATACTGTAACTTCCAGCATCGTGGATAGTGCATTTACAACGGATGCACCTACACCGTGCAGTCCACCGGAAACTTTGTATCCGCCGCCGCCAAATTTTCCTCCAGCATGGAGAACGGTCATAATAACTTCCAGTGCCGGTCTTCCCATCTTTTCGTGCATACCGACAGGAATACCACGGCCGTTATCTTCGACAGTAATACTATTGTCTTCTTCAATCGTTATGCGGATCGTGTCACAATAACCTGCCAACGCTTCATCGATTGAGTTATCTACGATTTCCCATACAAGATGGTGGAGTCCGCGTACGTTCGTAGCACCAATATACATACCAGGTCTTTTCCGAACGGCTTCAAGTCCTTCTAATACCTGGATATTACTTTCATCATATTGTGGTTGTAACTGTTGTTCAGTCGTCAATTGGTTCACCTTCATTCTGGTTTAAAAACGCTTTATTTATAAAACCTTTATTTTATATTCCAGCCATTTTCAAGTTCGAGGCGTTCAGAGGCTCTCTTTTTTAACGTTGATGCAGAAAGGGGGGATAAATAGATTGTTTTGTCAGTAATAATAACCGATTTAGGAGCATTGCCGCTTAAGTCTGTTAATGTCTGATTTTTCTCATGCTTTTTAAGAAACTCTTTCGCAAGTTCTGATACCTTTAAAGCATTCACATCTAAAATGGCCAATACATCTTTAGAATGAATGACTTCCTCATCTCCTAAATGTAAAAGCATATACCCTCACCTCATTTCAATCGCTCTATGGAGCCTGAATGAACTTGATATGTTGCGGCCTTGAACAATGTTTCATGATGAATGCCTTCTACACTGGTCGTCGTAACAAAGGTTTGAACTTTTCCTTGGATCGTGTTTAACAGATGAGATTGTCTGAAATCATCTAATTCGGAGAGAACATCATCCAGCAATAGTACGGGATATTCACCTACCTCGGAATGAATCAGATCGATCTCGGCTAACTTCAAAGAGAGTGCTGTCGTTCGTTGCTGTCCTTGGGATCCGAACGTTTGAACATCTTTTCCATTAACGGAAAATAACAAATCATCCCGGTGCGGTCCGAATAAGGTTGTTCCCCGCT
Protein-coding sequences here:
- the remB gene encoding extracellular matrix regulator RemB, with translation MLLHLGDEEVIHSKDVLAILDVNALKVSELAKEFLKKHEKNQTLTDLSGNAPKSVIITDKTIYLSPLSASTLKKRASERLELENGWNIK
- a CDS encoding HD-GYP domain-containing protein, producing MKIKTSQVKVGHMLVQDVFSMTNEPIVNKNTILNQDYLRILMRFNIEEIDVVSDSARGQIYQSKKETANSEAVSMSGLETASIKQVKTEEKLSFPEMYLQAVKRYKQLFTNWQSGSNIDMLEVRQSVLNILQEGTNYPREMLLLHHYATREDYIYHHAVSVGILSTFLAKKLNYTSGDCIQIGLAGVLSDCGMSKVQPGLLKKGGALSPNEFDEVKKHTINGYNMLKKIPSIKEGVLLGVLQHHEREDGSGYPLKVQSSKLHPFSKILAVADVYLAMTSERPYRSKQSPFKVLEMMMKDQFGKFNHQVIRALISGLSTFTLGSKVKLSNNEIGEIIFIEENHPTRPMIKLDNNSEILALKTRNDIYIEELLS
- the gyrA gene encoding DNA gyrase subunit A; translated protein: MSEMERPRIKEINISIEMRTSFMDYAMSVIVSRALPDVRDGLKPVHRRILYAMNDLGMTADKAYKKSARIVGEVIGKYHPHGDSSVYEAMVRMAQDFNYRHMLVDGHGNFGSVDGDAAAAMRYTEARMSKIAMELVRDINKDTIGYKDNYDGSEQEPVVLPARFPNLLVNGASGIAVGMATNIPPHNLGEVIDGVLELSKNPDITVPELMEIIPGPDFPTSGEILGREGIRKAYQSGRGSIIIRAKAEIDEMPNGKAVIIVSELPYQVNKARLIEKIAELVRDKKIDGITDLRDESDRNGMRIVMEVRRDANANVILNNLYKQTALQTSFGLNMLALVDGHPKILNIKEFLYHYLKHQQVIIRRRTEFDLKKAEARAHILEGLRIALDHLDQVIALIRGSRTTDIAREGLIENFKLSYEQAQAILDMRLQRLTGLERDKIENEYNELVAIINELKAILADEEKILEIIRTELTEIKEKYDNPRRTTISVGFNSIEDEDLIPRSNIVITLTNKGYIKRLPISTYRSQRRGGKGIQGMGTSEDDFVEQLFTTNTHNYILFFTNKGKAYRLKGYEIPEYGRTAKGIPIINLLQIEQGETISAVIPVEDMENDELFLNFMTKQGITKRSALSAYSNIRKGGLFAINLRDDDELMGVRLTDGTKDIIVGTKQGMSIRYQETDVRSMGRTATGVKAINLGEDDAVVGMEVLDETQDILIVTENGYGKRTPMSEYRLQSRGGKGIKTVNITDKNGPVVTLKTVTDEEDLMIITAKGIIIRMNISGISTMGRNTQGVRLMTMKESNHVATVAVVEREEETDEELLDENGDPIVTVEAPEDESSEEAVEKEDTEENNE
- the gyrB gene encoding DNA topoisomerase (ATP-hydrolyzing) subunit B, with the translated sequence MKVNQLTTEQQLQPQYDESNIQVLEGLEAVRKRPGMYIGATNVRGLHHLVWEIVDNSIDEALAGYCDTIRITIEEDNSITVEDNGRGIPVGMHEKMGRPALEVIMTVLHAGGKFGGGGYKVSGGLHGVGASVVNALSTMLEVTVSRDGKLHYQKYERGVPTADLKVIGETDKTGTLTHFKPDPEIFTESLEYDFPTLSNRIRELAYLNRGLRIIAQDKRGEEPEVKEYHYEGGIKSYVEHINRTREVLHEEPIFVEGEKDGISVEIAFQYNDSYASNIYSFANNINTHEGGTHESGFKTALTRVINDYGRKNSLFKDNDTNLTGEDVREGLTAIISIKHPDPQFEGQTKTKLGNSEARQITESIFSETFSSFMMENPIVAKAIVEKGMMALRARVAAKKARELTRRKSALEVSALPGKLADCSSKDASISEIYVVEGDSAGGSAKQGRDRHFQAILPLRGKIINVEKARLDKILSNNEVRAIITALGTGIGDEFDITKARYHKVIIMTDADVDGAHIRTLLLTFFFRYMRPIIEHGYIYIAQPPLYKVQQGKRVEYVYNDKELEKLLSELPQTPKPALQRYKGLGEMNPTQLWETTMDPETRTLLQVEMKDAMAADETFDILMGDKVEPRRDFIQENAQYVKNLDI